In one Tripterygium wilfordii isolate XIE 37 chromosome 22, ASM1340144v1, whole genome shotgun sequence genomic region, the following are encoded:
- the LOC119991816 gene encoding serine carboxypeptidase-like 51 isoform X2: MSCYLHRYETVFISILLLLLLLDGGIARRHESTEDGLEEWGYVEVRPKAHMFWWLYRSPNRVEDPSKPWPIILWLQGGPGASGVGIGNFEEIGPLDTSLKPRNSTWLRKADLLFVDNPVGTGYSFAEDSNLIVKTDEEAATDLTKLLEELFNTNESLQKSPLYIVAESYGGKFAITLGLSALKAIETGKLKLKLGGVALGDSWISPEDFVFSWGPLLKDVSRLDNSGVRKSNSLARKIKQQISKGRYVDATNSWSKLEGVISSSSNHVDIYNFLLNSGESSGSVTTTELSQGMSMKRYSRYLSSLRAFPGGAGLVGDLDSLMDGEIRKKLKIIPPNVTWGGQANFVFSAMAGDFMRPRINEVDELLNKGVSVSVYNGQLDVICSTMGTEAWIEKLKWEGLESFLKMERTPLFCGKEKITKGFTKSYKNLHFYWILGAGHFVPVDQPCIALNMVGAITQSLA, translated from the exons AAGATGGATTGGAGGAGTGGGGTTATGTTGAAGTTAGACCCA AAGCACACATGTTTTGGTGGCTATACAGAAGTCCAAACAGAGTTGAAGATCCCTCCAAACCCTGGCCAATCATCCTCTGGTTGCAGGGTGGACCT ggTGCATCAGGTGTTGGTATAGGAAATTTTGAGGAAATTGGGCCTCTGGACACCAGTTTAAAACCAAGGAATTCAACTTGGTTACGAAAGGCTGATCTTTTATTTGTG GATAATCCAGTGGGAACAGGATACAGTTTTGCGGAGGACTCAAATTTGATTGTCAAAACGGACGAAGAAGCTGCAACTGATTTGACCAAATTGTTGGAGGAATTATTCAACACAAACGAGAGTTTACAAAAGAGTCCTCTCTACATTGTGGCAGAGTCTTATGGAGGAAAGTTTGCAATTACTCTCGGATTATCGGCACTGAAAGCCATCGAAACTGGCAAGCTAAAGCTTAAACTTGGAG GAGTAGCATTGGGGGATAGTTGGATTTCTCCTGAAGATTTTGTG TTTTCTTGGGGTCCCCTTCTCAAAGATGTGTCGCGGCTTGACAACAGTGGTGTTAGGAAATCAAATAG CCTAGCTCGGAAAATTAAGCAGCAAATCAGCAAAGGTCGTTACGTCGATGCAACAAATTCTTGGAGTAAACTTGAGGGAGTTATTAGCTCAAGCAGCAACCATGTG GATATTTACAATTTTCTTCTGAATTCTGGGGAAAGTTCAGGGTCTGTAACAACAACAGAATTATCGCAAGGAATGTCGATGAAGAGATACTCAAGATATTTGAGTTCACTGAGGGCTTTCCCTGGAGGGGCCGGTCTGGTTGGAGATTTGGATAGCTTGATggatggtgaaattaggaagaaGCTGAAGATAATCCCACCTAATGTAAC ATGGGGAGGGCAAGCAAATTTTGTTTTCTCAGCAATGGCAGGGGATTTTATGAGACCAAGAATTAATGAG GTTGATGAGCTCCTAAATAAGGGGGTCAGTGTGTCAGTGTACAATGGACAA CTTGATGTTATTTGTTCAACCATGGGGACTGAAGCTTGGATTGAGAAACTCAA GTGGGAAGGGCTTGAAAGCTTTTTGAAAATGGAAAGGACTCCCCTGTTTTGTGGCAAAGAGAAGATTACAAAAGGATTCACCAAGTCATACAAAAACCTACACTTTTATTGGATTCTTGGAGCAGGCCACTTT GTGCCAGTGGATCAACCCTGCATTGCATTGAACATGGTGGGTGCAATCACACAGTCTCTCGCCTAA
- the LOC119991816 gene encoding serine carboxypeptidase-like 51 isoform X1 yields METFPVCFILTLLFCVALSHGGIARRHESTEDGLEEWGYVEVRPKAHMFWWLYRSPNRVEDPSKPWPIILWLQGGPGASGVGIGNFEEIGPLDTSLKPRNSTWLRKADLLFVDNPVGTGYSFAEDSNLIVKTDEEAATDLTKLLEELFNTNESLQKSPLYIVAESYGGKFAITLGLSALKAIETGKLKLKLGGVALGDSWISPEDFVFSWGPLLKDVSRLDNSGVRKSNSLARKIKQQISKGRYVDATNSWSKLEGVISSSSNHVDIYNFLLNSGESSGSVTTTELSQGMSMKRYSRYLSSLRAFPGGAGLVGDLDSLMDGEIRKKLKIIPPNVTWGGQANFVFSAMAGDFMRPRINEVDELLNKGVSVSVYNGQLDVICSTMGTEAWIEKLKWEGLESFLKMERTPLFCGKEKITKGFTKSYKNLHFYWILGAGHFVPVDQPCIALNMVGAITQSLA; encoded by the exons AAGATGGATTGGAGGAGTGGGGTTATGTTGAAGTTAGACCCA AAGCACACATGTTTTGGTGGCTATACAGAAGTCCAAACAGAGTTGAAGATCCCTCCAAACCCTGGCCAATCATCCTCTGGTTGCAGGGTGGACCT ggTGCATCAGGTGTTGGTATAGGAAATTTTGAGGAAATTGGGCCTCTGGACACCAGTTTAAAACCAAGGAATTCAACTTGGTTACGAAAGGCTGATCTTTTATTTGTG GATAATCCAGTGGGAACAGGATACAGTTTTGCGGAGGACTCAAATTTGATTGTCAAAACGGACGAAGAAGCTGCAACTGATTTGACCAAATTGTTGGAGGAATTATTCAACACAAACGAGAGTTTACAAAAGAGTCCTCTCTACATTGTGGCAGAGTCTTATGGAGGAAAGTTTGCAATTACTCTCGGATTATCGGCACTGAAAGCCATCGAAACTGGCAAGCTAAAGCTTAAACTTGGAG GAGTAGCATTGGGGGATAGTTGGATTTCTCCTGAAGATTTTGTG TTTTCTTGGGGTCCCCTTCTCAAAGATGTGTCGCGGCTTGACAACAGTGGTGTTAGGAAATCAAATAG CCTAGCTCGGAAAATTAAGCAGCAAATCAGCAAAGGTCGTTACGTCGATGCAACAAATTCTTGGAGTAAACTTGAGGGAGTTATTAGCTCAAGCAGCAACCATGTG GATATTTACAATTTTCTTCTGAATTCTGGGGAAAGTTCAGGGTCTGTAACAACAACAGAATTATCGCAAGGAATGTCGATGAAGAGATACTCAAGATATTTGAGTTCACTGAGGGCTTTCCCTGGAGGGGCCGGTCTGGTTGGAGATTTGGATAGCTTGATggatggtgaaattaggaagaaGCTGAAGATAATCCCACCTAATGTAAC ATGGGGAGGGCAAGCAAATTTTGTTTTCTCAGCAATGGCAGGGGATTTTATGAGACCAAGAATTAATGAG GTTGATGAGCTCCTAAATAAGGGGGTCAGTGTGTCAGTGTACAATGGACAA CTTGATGTTATTTGTTCAACCATGGGGACTGAAGCTTGGATTGAGAAACTCAA GTGGGAAGGGCTTGAAAGCTTTTTGAAAATGGAAAGGACTCCCCTGTTTTGTGGCAAAGAGAAGATTACAAAAGGATTCACCAAGTCATACAAAAACCTACACTTTTATTGGATTCTTGGAGCAGGCCACTTT GTGCCAGTGGATCAACCCTGCATTGCATTGAACATGGTGGGTGCAATCACACAGTCTCTCGCCTAA
- the LOC119991815 gene encoding serine carboxypeptidase-like 51, whose amino-acid sequence MEAFRVFFVLSLLIFVFLCNGGTSSRRTGRTEDGLEEWGYVEVRPKAHLFWWFYRSPYRVEEPTKPWPIVLWLQGGPGTSGIGCGDFQEIGPLDDNLKPRNSTWLQKADLLFVDNPVGTGFSYVEDTKLLVKTEEEAAIDMTKLLEEIFNRNESLQKSPLYVVAESYGGKFAVTLGLAALKAIEAGKLKLNLGGVALGDSWISPADFVLSWGPLLEDVSRLDENGLKKSNSLAQQINQQISEGRYLDAKNSWNELTGVIRSSSDYVDFYNFLLDSSMDLLFPIERGLSTGIAMNKYSRYLSSIGPEDIVIVMNGEIRKKLKIIPANVIWVRKAVDVDSMLAGDFMRPRINEVDELLKKGVNVTVYSGQLDLLCSTRGTEAWIKKLKWEGLQSFLSMDRTPLFCGEEKITKGFTKSYKNLHFYWILGAGHFVPSDQPCIALAMAVAITQSPAG is encoded by the exons ATGGAGGCGTTCCGTGTATTTTTTGTTCTGTCTCTTCTTATCTTTGTCTTTCTGTGTAATGGAGGAACATCCAGCAGAAGAACTGGGAGAACCGAGGATGGATTGGAGGAGTGGGGTTATGTCGAAGTTAGACCCA AAGCGCATTTGTTTTGGTGGTTCTATAGAAGTCCTTACAGAGTTGAAGAACCCACCAAACCCTGGCCAATCGTTCTCTGGTTGCAGGGTGGACCT GGCACGTCAGGTATTGGTTGTGGGGATTTTCAGGAAATTGGGCCTCTGGATGACAACTTAAAGCCAAGGAATTCAACTTGGTTGCAAAAAGCTGATCTCTTGTTTGTT GATAATCCAGTTGGAACTGGATTCAGTTACGTGGAGGACACAAAGCTGCTTGTGAAAACTGAGGAAGAGGCAGCAATTGATATGACTAAATTGTTGGAGGAGATATTCAACAGAAATGAGAGCCTGCAAAAGAGTCCTTTGTACGTTGTAGCAGAGTCTTACGGAGGAAAGTTTGCAGTCACCCTTGGATTAGCGGCCCTGAAAGCCATTGAAGCTGGCAAGTTAAAGCTTAATCTTGGAG GAGTGGCATTGGGCGATAGTTGGATTTCCCCTGCAGATTTTGTG CTATCTTGGGGTCCCCTTCTCGAAGATGTTTCGCGGCTTGACGAGAATGGTTTAAAGAAATCGAATAG CCTAGCTCAGCAAATTAATCAGCAAATCAGCGAAGGTCGTTATCTTGATGCAAAGAATTCTTGGAATGAACTTACTGGGGTGATTAGATCTAGCAGCGACTATGTG GATTTTTACAATTTTCTTCTGGATTCCTCAATGGACCTGTTGTTTCCAATAGAACGAGGATTATCTACAGGAATTGCAATGAATAAATACTCTAGATACCTGAGTTCCATAGGCCCCGAAGATATAGTTATCGTGATGaatggtgaaattaggaagaaGCTTAAGATAATCCCCGCTAATGTTAT ATGGGTAAGGAAGGCTGTTGATGTTGACTCGATGTTGGCTGGAGATTTTATGAGACCAAGGATTAATGAG GTTGATGAGCTCCTAAAGAAGGGGGTCAATGTGACTGTGTACAGTGGCCAA CTTGACCTTCTTTGTTCAACAAGGGGGACTGAAGCTTGGATTAAGAAACTCAA GTGGGAAGGGCTTCAAAGCTTTTTGAGTATGGACAGGACTCCACTGTTTTGTGGGGAAGAGAAGATTACGAAAGGATTCACCAAGTCTTATAAAAATCTACATTTTTATTGGATTCTTGGAGCAGGCCACTTT GTGCCATCGGATCAACCCTGCATTGCATTAGCCATGGCGGTTGCAATCACACAGTCTCCTGCTGGGTGA
- the LOC119991814 gene encoding serine carboxypeptidase-like 51, with translation MSKVPSEIHSLLFTEWLVRSLKVSFWMEAFRVFFVLSLLFFVFPCNGGTSSRRTGRTEDGLEEWGYVEVRPKAHLFWWFYRSPYRVEEPPKPWPIVLWLQGGPGTSGIGCGDFLEIGPLDVNLKPRNSTWLQKADLLFVDSPVGTGYSYVEDTELLVKTEEEAAIDMTKLLEEIFNRNESLQKSPLHIVAESYGGKFAVTLGLAALKAIEAGKLELKLGGVALGNSLISPGDLVLSWGPLLKDVSRLDNNGLKKSNSMAQQINQQISEGRYLDARNSWNELIAVIRSSSDYVDFYNFLLDSSMDPLFPVERGLSTRIAMNRYSRYLSSVSPEDIVNLMNGEIRKKLKIIPSSVIWVRKALDVNSVLAGDFMRSRINEVDELLQKGVNVAVYNGQLDLTSSTRGTEAWIKKLKWEGLQSFLSMDRTPLYCGEEMITKGFTKSYKNLHFYWILGAGHFVPVDQPCISLDMVVAITQSPAA, from the exons ATGTCAAAAGTACCGAGTGAAATACACTCACTCCTCTTCACTGAGTGGCTTGTTCGTTCTCTGAAAGTGTCTTTTTGGATGGAGGCGTTCCGTGTATTTTTTGTTctgtctcttcttttctttgtctttcCGTGTAATGGAGGAACATCCAGCAGAAGAACTGGGAGAACCGAGGATGGATTGGAGGAGTGGGGTTATGTCGAAGTTAGACCCA AAGCGCATTTGTTTTGGTGGTTCTATAGAAGTCCTTACAGAGTTGAAGAACCCCCCAAACCCTGGCCAATCGTTCTCTGGTTGCAGGGTGGACCT GGCACGTCAGGTATTGGTTGTGGGGATTTTCTGGAAATTGGGCCCCTGGATGTCAACTTAAAGCCAAGGAATTCAACTTGGTTGCAAAAAGCTGATCTCTTGTTTGTT GATAGTCCAGTTGGAACTGGATACAGCTATGTGGAGGACACAGAGCTGCTCGTGAAAACTGAGGAAGAGGCTGCAATTGATATGACTAAATTGTTAGAGGAGATATTCAACAGAAATGAGAGCCTACAAAAGAGTCCTTTGCATATTGTAGCAGAGTCTTACGGAGGAAAGTTTGCAGTCACTCTTGGATTAGCGGCCCTGAAAGCCATTGAAGCTGGCAAGTTAGAGCTTAAACTTGGAG GAGTGGCATTGGGCAATAGTCTGATTTCCCCTGGAGATTTGGTG TTATCTTGGGGTCCCCTCCTCAAAGATGTTTCGCGGCTTGACAATAATGGTTTAAAGAAATCGAATAG CATGGCTCAGCAAATTAATCAGCAAATCAGCGAAGGTCGTTATCTTGATGCAAGGAATTCTTGGAATGAACTTATTGCAGTGATTAGATCTAGCAGTGACTATGTG GATTTTTACAATTTTCTTCTGGATTCGTCAATGGACCCGTTGTTTCCAGTAGAACGAGGATTATCTACAAGAATTGCGATGAATAGATACTCTAGATACCTGAGTTCTGTTAGCCCCGAAGATATAGTTAACTTGATGaatggtgaaattaggaagaaGCTTAAGATAATCCCCTCTAGTGTTAT ATGGGTAAGGAAGGCTCTTGATGTTAACTCAGTGTTGGCTGGAGACTTTATGAGATCAAGGATTAATGAG GTTGACGAGCTCCTACAGAAGGGGGTCAATGTGGCAGTGTACAATGGGCAA CTTGACCTTACTTCTTCGACAAGGGGGACTGAAGCTTGGATTAAGAAACTCAA GTGGGAAGGGCTTCAAAGCTTTTTGAGTATGGACAGGACTCCTCTGTATTGTGGGGAGGAGATGATTACAAAAGGATTCACCAAGTCATATAAAAATCTACACTTTTATTGGATTCTTGGAGCAGGCCACTTT GTGCCAGTGGATCAACCCTGCATTTCATTAGATATGGTGGTTGCAATCACACAGTCTCCTGCTGCGTGA